A single window of Solea solea chromosome 9, fSolSol10.1, whole genome shotgun sequence DNA harbors:
- the fryl gene encoding protein furry homolog-like isoform X9, whose amino-acid sequence MLSLQDSVFFEISIKSLLKSWSSSSSAPVSSSASRRRTPTSVTPLSWEKHNIAAMSSITIDPELKPGEFVIKSLFAEFAVLAEKKIEMVMAEPLEKPLSRSLQRGEDAQFDQLISSMSSIAEHCLPSLLRTLFDWYRRQSGTEDESYEYRPRSSTKSKGDEQHRDKDYLLERRDLAIDFIFCLVSVEVLKQIPLHPVPDVLVHEVLNLAFKHFKHKEGYCGPNTSNVHIIADLYAEVIGVLTQSKFQAVRKKFITELKELRQKEQSPFVVQSVITLIMGMKFFRVKMYPVEDFEASFQFMQECAQYFLEVKDKDIKHALAGLFVEILIPVAAAVKNEVNVPCLKNFVEMLYQTTFDLSSRKKHSLALYPLVTCLLCVSQKQFFLNNWHIFLQNCLSHLKNKDPKMSRVALESLYRLLWVYIIRIKCESNTVTQSRLLSIVSALFPKGSRSVVPRDTPLNIFVKIIQFIAQERLDFAMKEIIYDLLCVGKSHKTFTINPERMNIGLRAFLVIADSLQQKDGEPPMPTTGIIMPSGNTLRVKKIFLNTTLTDEEAKVIGMSLYYPLVRKALDNILRHLDKEVGRSMSMTSVQMSNKEPEDMITGERKPKIDLFRTCVAAIPRLIPDGMSRQDLIELLAKLTIHMDEELRGLAFTTLQALMVDFPEWREDVLSGFVYFIVREVTDVHPTLLDNAVKMLLQLISQWRQAVQSSNKSHDAQSSSSGRSLSLDRIHSLGVLHVVEGLALVVLCSCRPATRRLAVNVLKEVRALHTALGIGKGDEELAIDVMDRLSASVLESFIHLTGADQTNLLYCPSGIDLQTLAEWSSSPISHQFDVVSPSHIWVFAHVTQGQDPWVISFSSYLRQENLPKHCPTALNYAWMFAYTRLQLLSPQVDINSPINAKKVNSLSSSDSYIGLWRNYLILCCSSASSSSSMCSSSSTSGSVRCSPPETLASTPDSGYSYDSKIVGTPSPSLLFKHIVPMMRSESMDITESLVLGLGRTNPVAFRELLEELNPIIKEALERRPENMKRRRRRDILRVQLVRIFELLADAGVISQIASGGLDGESHSLNSTLLEYVDLTRQLLEAENDKDSDTLKDIRCHFSALVANIIQNVPVHQRRTIFPQQSLRHSLFMLFSHWAGPFSIMFTPLDRYSDRNMQINRHQYCALKAMSAVLCCGPVADNVGLSSDGYLYKWLDNILDSQDKKVHQLGCEAVMLLLELNPDQSNLMFWAVDRCYTGSRRVAAGCFRAIANVFHNRDYQFDTVVLLNLILFKAADSSREIYEVAMQLLQILEPKLFRYAHKLEIQRTDGILTPPSPLPHLYSVSYYQLSEELARTYPELTLPIFSEVSQRIQTAHPGGRQVMLHYLLPWMNNVELVDFKPTTRRPEDCGSVDDEEDAHERETMMVNSRRWLHGEGWGSPRATTMVLNNLMFMTAKYGDEFAWSEIENVWTTLADSWPKNLKIILHFLISMSGVNSDPSLLPYVKRVVVYLGRDKTMQLLEELMCELELTDPVCSAVTHMDNPPYYRITSSYKIPSVTSGTTSSSNTMVPGNDGHHDSKIKDSNMEDSYTHLDIYSGLNSNLNRQHHRLESRYSSSSGGSYEEEKSDSMPLYANWRLKVMDHNRPEPLPFPPTGGCWSPLVDYLPETNTPAVPLHRCNIAVILLTDLIVDHGVKVEWGAYLHLLLHAIFIGFDHQHPEVYEHCKRLLLHLLVAQGANSNVQSVAMVLLRNRDYNEPRVLTVKPVAPEFNLTGVQDLLPDCQPSPMTDSGLSSSSTSSSISLGTGGTALPHLSPTLLSEVDATAEQDKKAKALIEFITSRKKGPLWNHEDVSPKNPNIKSADQLSVFVRHVVTVFKHSQSGFQLEPLLSEIALQTALSCPSRHYAGRSFQIFRALKQPLTPATLSDILSRLVETVGDPGEEAQGFVIELLLTLESGIDTLADTVKNYDLLTALAQTSPRDLLGPKFASNRKSTGQLNLNSGGLFHYVHTRSNSLRANLMGERKGDRRRSNTIDIADRLGGSHGNLARTRSLSSLGGGGGQGGDTIPPVDPANLMATVFWIAASLLESDYEFEYLLALRLLNKMLGQLPLDRADSRERLEKIQAKLKWYSFPGLLQLFLKGFTSASTQELTIHLLSKLISVSRHTLVDPTQVAGFPLNILCLLPHLIQHFDSPTPFCKETADKIAKVCADEKSATLSNLAHMMSLYSTHSYSRDCTNWINVVCRYLHDAFAEITLNLVTYLAELLEKGLPSMQQSLLQIIYSLLSHIDLSAAPVKQFNLEIMKIIGKYVQSPHWKEAQNILKLVVSRSASLVVPDDVQRSYSTESCGSPEIAFTRIFNNSSKELPGKTLDFHFDISETPIIGHKYGDQRTAAGRNGKPQVIAVTRSTSSTSSGSNSNGLVPVSWKRPQLSQRRTRERLMNVLSLCGPESGIPKNPSVVFSSSEDLDSADQQTSLIPTVEEVVREEEVQGEDAGSEQQFGVFKDFDFLDVELEDAEGESMDNFNWGVRRRSLESMDKGDTPSLQECQYAGSTPSLNLTNHEDTDESSEEEVLSASQILTRSGLLNSDSATDDTVSNHVDSLQQSQESSSSALTEESTVLPSLPSLPQLDSPILEMAHSDSTSSQLPEDAVSMMAVDELSSSVSDDTGFCSATPLPSDPPELCYLPDSHDPQDSQYAQDPQETQDPQEDLDPAPPPPLAIDTPPGSLCEEESQTVLPLCLPLPPESKPDPDPDPDSTCGYLWEEDVTQALKELDERCEEEEADFSGMSSQDEGDADCFPEIQASPPPSPFLSAILAAFQPVAYDNEEDAWRCHVNQMLSDTDGSSAVYTFHVFSRLFENMQRKFASITHASVHFLGERLQRMGNQFLSSLEVMTSCSQCPTVLLDAETLVSCELLETLKFSVLELQEHLDTYTVKREAAELWLENCRKTFGDKDGNQQLNTHAQELELCRRLYKLHFQLLLLFQAYCKLISRVDTIKREAEVTNMSEELTILESCLKEAETRSDTQEDVCMSDTGQINTETAIQSLIETLRARDFGFALTQVKIFRSMWPNDIFGNETDNAVQTLLHIYFRHQTLGQTGCLAVVGPSRDLTQASTRLMELNLQIREALSQAQACQPHTTVVSSTGL is encoded by the exons GGAGTTTGTCATCAAGAGCCTTTTTGCAGAGTTTGCTGTGCTTGCGGAGAAGAAGATCGAGATGGTGATGGCAGAGCCACTG GAGAAACCCCTGTCCCGATCCCTCCAAAGAGGGGAGGATGCACAATTTGACCAG ttaaTAAGCTCTATGAGCTCAATAGCAGAACACTGTTTGCCCTCCCTGCTTCGCACACTTTTTGACTGGTACCGGCGACAGAGCGGCACTGAGGATGAGTCTTATGAGTACAGGCCTCGCTCAAGTACAAAGTCCAAAGG AGATGAACAGCACCGGGATAAAGATTACCTTCTAGAACGGAGGGACTTAGCCATagatttcattttttgtttagtttctgTGGAAGTTCTGAAACAG ATTCCTCTTCACCCAGTGCCAGATGTTTTAGTCCACGAAGTTCTAAACCTGGCATTCaagcactttaaacacaaaGAGGG GTATTGTGGCCCCAACACGAGCAATGTGCATATCATTGCGGACCTGTATGCTGAGGTCATTGGAGTGCTCACACAGTCAAA GTTTCAGGCAGTAAGGAAAAAGTTCATCACAGAATTAAAGGAGCTGAGACAAAAAGAGCAGAGTCCTTTTGTAGTCCAGAGCGTCATCACTCTTATCATGGGCATGAAGTTCTTCCGCGTTAAAATGTATCCTGTGGAGGATTTTGAGGCTTCATTTCAGTTCATGCAG GAGTGTGCTCAGTATTTCCTGGAAGTGAAAGATAAGGACATAAAGCATGCTTTAGCAGGCCTTTTTGTTGAGATCCTCATCCCCGTCGCAGCT GCGGTAAAAAATGAAGTCAATGTGCCATGCCTGAAGAACTTTGTGGAGATGTTGTACCAGACGACATTCGACCTTAGTTCCAGAAAGAAGCATTCTTTG GCTCTGTATCCCCTGGTGACATGCCTGCTGTGTGTTAGTCAGAAGCAGTTCTTCCTCAACAACTGGCACATCTTCCTCCAGAACTGCCTCTCCCACCTGAAG AACAAAGACCCAAAAATGTCTCGTGTTGCTCTGGAGTCGCTCTACAGGCTGTTGTGGGTCTACATTATCAGGATCAAGTGTGAGAGTAATACGGTCACACAAAG cCGTCTTCTTAGCATCGTTTCAGCACTTTTCCCCAAAGGTTCGCGCAGTGTCGTGCCAAGAGACACGCCCCTCAACATCTTTGTCAAGATCATCCAGTTCATAGCTCAG GAAAGACTGGACTTTGCTATGAAGGAAATTATCTATGACCTCCTGTGTGTGGGCAAGTCTCACAAAACGTTTACCATTAACCCAGAG AGGATGAATATCGGTTTGCGAGCCTTCTTGGTGATTGCCGATAGCCTACAGCAGAAAGATGGGGAGCCTCCTATGCCTACAACAGGAATCATCATGCCCTCTGGTAACACCTTACGTGTCAAAAAGATCTTCCTTAACACCACTCTCACTGATGAAGAAGCCAAGGTCATAG GCATGTCACTGTACTACCCGCTAGTAAGAAAGGCCTTAGATAACATCCTACGACACCTTGACAAGGAGGTTGGGCGCTCCATGAGTATGACCAGTGTACAGATGTCCAACAAGGAGCCTGAGGACATGATCAC GGGAGAGAGGAAGCCAAAGATTGATCTGTTCCGCACATGTGTGGCCGCCATCCCAAGACTGATACCAGATGGCATGAGCAGACAAGACCTAATAGAGCTTCTCGCCAA GCTGACCATCCACATGGATGAGGAGTTGCGGGGCCTTGCCTTTACAACTCTGCAGGCCCTGATGGTTGATTTCCCAGAGTGGCGTGAGGATGTTCTCTCAGGCTTTGTCTACTTCATTGTCAGAGAGGTGACTGATGTCCACCCCACCCTGTTGGATAATGCTGTCAAAATGCTTTTGCAACTTATCAGCCAATGGAGGCAAGCAGTGCAGAGCAGCAATAAGAGCCATGATGCGCAG AGCTCCAGCAGTGGACGTTCTCTGTCTCTGGACCGTATTCATTCTCTTGGCGTACTACATGTAGTTGAAGGTTTAGCTCTGGTGGTTCTGTGTAGCTGCCGCCCTGCTACACGCAGGCTGGCCGTTAATGTCCTCAAGGAGGTCCGTGCACTGCACACAGCACTGGGCATTGGCAAG GGTGATGAAGAGTTGGCTATTGATGTAATGGACAGACTAAGCGCATCTGTGTTGGAGAGTTTCATTCATCTCACTGGAGCTGATCAG ACCAACCTGCTATATTGTCCCAGTGGGATTGATCTTCAGACGCTTGCTGAATGGAGCTCCTCTCCCATCAGCCACCAGTTTGATGTGGTGAGCCCCTCACACATCTGGGTGTTTGCCCACGTTACTCAGGGACAGGACCCCTGGGTCATCAGCTTCTCCAGCTACCTGCGGCAGGAGAACCTGCCCAAACATTGCCCCACTGCCCTCAACTATGCCTGGATGTTTGCCTACACCCGACTGCAGTTACTGTCCCCCCAAGTTGACATCAA TAGCCCCATCAATGCCAAGAAAGTGAACAGTCTGAGCAGCAGTGACTCCTACATTGGTCTTTGGAGGAACTACCTGATTCTCTGCTGTAGCTCtgcctcatcttcctcctccatgtGTTCCTCATCCTCCACCTCTGGCTCTGTCCGCTGCTCCCCACCTGAGACGCTGGCGTCAACGCCGGACAGCGGCTACAGTTATGATTCAAAG ATTGTTGGAACTCCGTCCCCCTCCCTTTTGTTCAAACACATTGTTCCAATGATGCGCTCTGAAAGCATGGACATCACAGAATCTCTTGTGTTGGGGCTTGGCCGGACCAACCCTGTGGCCTTCAG AGAGTTGTTAGAGGAGCTAAATCCCATCATAAAAGAAGCTCTGGAAAGAAGACCTGAA AATATGAAGCGGCGCAGGCGTCGTGACATCCTCAGGGTCCAGCTGGTCCGGATATTTGAGCTATTGGCTGATGCTGGTGTCATCAGTCAAAT AGCCAGCGGAGGGTTGGATGGAGAGAGCCACTCTCTGAATAGTACGCTGCTGGAGTATGTTGATCTGACCAGGCAGCTGCTTGAGGCTGAAAATGACAAGGACTCTGATACACTGAAGGACATTCGATGCCACTTCAGTGCTCTTGTGGCTAATATCATACAGAATGTCCCAG TTCACCAGAGGAGGACCATCTTCCCCCAGCAGTCGCTGAGGCACAGTCTGTTCATGTTATTCAGTCACTGGGCTGGGCCTTTCAGCATCATGTTCACTCCCCTGGACCGCTACAGTGACAGAAATATGCAGATCAACCGTCACCAATACTGTGCACTAAAG GCCATGTCTGCAGTGTTGTGCTGTGGACCTGTAGCTGACAATGTTGGCCTCTCCTCTGATGGCTACCTCTACAAGTGGCTGGACAACATCCTGGATTCTCAGGACAAGAAA GTTCACCAGCTGGGTTGTGAGGCTGTAATGTTGCTGTTGGAGCTGAATCCTGACCAGAGCAACCTCATGTTCTGGGCTGTAGATCGCTGTTACACTGGCTCCCGTCGCGTGGCCGCTGGCTGCTTTAGGGCCATCGCCAATGTCTTTCACAACAG GGATTACCAATTTGACACTGTGGTGCTGCTGAACCTGATTCTGTTCAAGGCAGCAGATTCTTCCAGGGAAATCTATGAAGTTGCCATGCAGCTGTTACAG ATCCTGGAACCCAAACTCTTCCGCTATGCCCACAAATTGGAGATCCAGCGAACAGATGGCATCTTGACCCCTCCCTCACCTCTACCACACCTCTACTCTGTGTCTTACTATCAGCTGTCTGAGGAGCTTGCAAGGACTTACCCAGAGCTAACTCTGCCCATCTTCTCAG AGGTGAGCCAGCGTATCCAGACAGCACATCCTGGTGGCCGTCAAGTAATGCTGCATTACCTCTTGCCTTGGATGAACAATGTGGAGCTGGTTGACTTTAAACCAACTACACGGCGACCAGAGGATTGTGGCAGtgttgatgatgaagaggatgcTCATGAGCGGGAGACCATGATGGTCAACAGTAGGCGATGGCTCCATGGAGAAGGCTGGGGCTCCCCACGTGCAACAACCATGGTGCTTAACAACCTCATGTTCATGACTGCTAAG tatgGGGATGAGTTTGCTTGGTCAGAGATCGAGAACGTGTGGACCACTTTAGCAGACAGCTGGCCAAAGAACCTCAAAATCATTCTGCACTTTCTCATCAGTATGTCGGGAGTTAACAGTGACCCcagccttttgccctat GTTAAACGTGTGGTGGTTTACTTGGGCAGAGATAAGACCatgcagctgctggaggagttGATGTGTGAGCTTGAGTTAACTGATCCTGTTTGCtcagctgtcactcacatggACAACCCTCCTTACTACCGCATCACCTCCAGTTACAAGATCCCCTCAGTCACCTCAG GAACAACTTCCAGCAGCAATACCATGGTGCCAGGAAATGATGGTCATCATGATAGCAAGATCAAAGACTCTAACATGGAGGACAG TTACACCCACTTGGATATCTACAGTGGCCTGAACAGTAACCTGAACCGCCAGCACCACCGTCTGGAATCTcgttacagcagcagctctggaggCTCCTatgaagaagagaaga GTGACTCTATGCCACTTTATGCTAACTGGCGTCTGAAAGTGATGGATCACAACCGGCCAGAGCCTCTCCCCTTCCCTCCAACAGGCGGCTGCTGGTCTCCGTTGGTGGACTACTTGCCAGAGACCAATACTCCTGCAGTGCCACTCCACCG gtgtAACATAGCAGTAATTCTACTGACAGACCTCATTGTGGACCATGGGGTCAAAGTGGAGTGGGGGGCCTACCTACACCTCTTGTTACATGCAATTTTTATAG GGTTTGATCACCAGCACCCAGAAGTCTATGAGCACTGCAAACGTCTACTGCTTCACCTGCTCGTCGCCCAGGGAGCTAATAGCAATGTTCAGTCTGTGGCAATGGTGCTATTGCGCAACAGAGACTACAATGAACCAAGGGTCCTGACTGTGAAGCCAGTAGCTCCAGAGTTCAACCTTACAG GAGTTCAAGACCTTTTGCCAGACTGTCAGCCATCACCTATGACGGACTCTGGTCTCAGCTCAAGCTCTACATCCTCCAGTATAAGTCTGGGGACAGGGGGGACTGCTCTGCCCCACCTCTCCCCCACACTCCTCAGTGAGGTGGATGCCACTGCTGAACAGGACAAGAAGGCTAAAGCTCTCATTGAGTTTATCACATCAAG GAAGAAGGGCCCACTCTGGAACCATGAAGATGTATCCCCCAAGAACCCCAACATAAAGAGTGCTGACCAGCTGAGTGTTTTTGTCCGACACGTCGTGACTGTCTTCAAACATTCTCAGTCAG GTTTCCAGCTGGAGCCATTGCTTAGTGAAATAGCTCTTCAAACAGCTCTGTCTTGTCCTTCTCGCCACTACGCTGGACGCTCATTTCAGATTTTCAGGGCACTCAAGCAACCTCTGACTCCTGCAACGCTGTCTGACATTCTGTCTCGACTGGTAGAGACAGTAGGTGACCCAGGAGAGGAGGCTCAG GGCTTTGTCATTGAACTCCTCCTGACACTGGAGTCAGGCATTGACACACTAGCAGACACGGTCAAAAACTATGACCTCCTCACTGCCTTAGCACA aACCTCTCCACGTGATTTGTTGGGGCCCAAGTTTGCTTCtaacaggaaaagcacaggcCAGCTAAACCTAAACAGTGGTGGCCTGTTTCATTATGTCCATACGCGCAGCAACTCTCTGCGGGCTAATCTGATGGGTGAACGGAAAGGTGACCGACGCAGGAGTAACACCATAGACATTGCCGACAGACTTGGTGGTAGCCACGGAAATCTAGCACGCACACGGAGCTTATCATCGCTaggtgggggagggggtcaAGGGGGGGACACCATCCCCCCTGTAGACCCTGCGAACCTGATGGCCACCGTGTTCTGGATTGCTGCTTCACTGCTCGAGTCCGACTACGAGTTTGAGTATCTGCTGGCCCTGCGGCTCCTGAACAAGATGCTGGGCCAGCTGCCTCTGGATCGTGCAGATAGCAGAGAGCGTCTGGAGAAGATCCAGGCCAAGCTGAAGTGGTACAGCTTCCCTGGCTTGCTGCAGCTCTTCCTTAAGGGCTTCACCTCTGCTTCTACTCAGGAGCTCACCATCCATCTGCTCAGCAAACTCATCAGTGTCTCCAGACATACACTGGTAGACCCCACACAAGTAGCAG GTTTTCCCTTGAATATCCTGTGCCTCCTACCACATCTCATCCAGCACTTTGACAGCCCTACTCCTTTCTGCAAGGAGACAGCTGATAAAATAGCCAAGGTGTGTGCTGATGAGAAGTCAGCCACTCTCTCTAACCTGGCCCACATGATGAGCCTGTACAGCACACACAGCTATTCCCGTGACTGCACCAACTGGATCAATGTGGTATGTCGCTACCTCCACGATGCCTTTGCTGAGATCACCCTGAACCTGGTCACTTACTTGGCTGAG TTGCTGGAAAAGGGTCTTCCCAGCATGCAACAGTCCTTGTTGCAAATCATCTACAGCCTACTGAGTCATATTGACCTTTCAGCAGCCCCTGTCAAACAGTTCAACCTGGAGATCATGAAGATCATTGGCAAATATGTTCAG agccCACATTGGAAGGAGgctcaaaacattttaaagttggTGGTTTCTCGCTCAGCCAGCCTTGTTGTCCCAGATGATGTGCAGCGATCCTACAGCACAGAATCATGTGGATCTCCTGAAATTGCTTTTACACGCATATTCAACAACTCTTCAAAGGAGCTGCCTGGAAAGACTCTAGACTTCCACTTTGACATCTCagag ACACCAATCATAGGACATAAATATGGTGATCAGCGCACTGCAGCAGGCCGCAATGGAAAGCCGCAGGTGATTGCTGTAACTAGGAGTACCTCCTCCACATCATCTGGATCCAACTCCAATGGTCTGGTGCCAGTTAGCTGGAAGAGGCCTCAACTCTCCCAG AGAAGAACCAGGGAGAGGCTGATGAATGTgctgtctctatgtggcccagAGTCTGGCATCCCCAAAAATCCATCT GTGGTGTTCTCATCCAGTGAGGATCTGGACTCTGCTGACCAGCAGACCAGTCTCATTCCCACAGTGGAGGAGGtggtcagagaggaggaggtgcagggaGAAGATGCaggcagtgagcagcagtttggTGTCTTCAAAGACTTTGACTTCTTAGATGTAGAGTTGGAAGATGCTGAG GGGGAGAGCATGGACAACTTCAATTGGGGGGTGCGTCGTCGTTCCTTGGAGAGCATGGACAAAGGGGACACGCCATCTTTGCAGGAGTGCCAATACGCAGGCAGCACACCAAGCCTCAACCTGACCAACCATGAGGACACGGATGAATCATCTGAGGAGGAGGTACTGAGTGCTAGCCAGATTCTCACCCGCTCTGGCCTT CTTAACAGTGACTCTGCCACAGATGACACCGTATCCAACCATGTGGACTCCTTGCAGCAGTCTCAAGAATCATCCAGTAGTGCACTGACTGAGGAGTCGACTGTCCTTCCCTCACTACCCTCCCTTCCTCAGCTGGATAGCCCCATTTTGGAGATGGCCCACTCAGACAGTACCAGCAGCCAGCTGCCTGAG GATGCTGTAAGCATGATGGCGGTCGATGAGTTGAGCAGCAGTGTTAGTGATGACACGGGGTTTTGTAGTGCAACCCCTCTGCCCTCTGACCCTCCAGAGCTGTGTTACCTCCCAGACTCGCATGATCCTCAAGATTCTCAGTATGCTCAGGACCCCCAAGAGACCCAGGACCCTCAGGAAGACCTGGATCCagccccccctcctcctttgGCTATTGACACCCCACCGGGGTCCCTCTGTGAGGAGGAATCCCAGACGGTCCTGCCTCTATGTCTGCCTCTGCCACCAGAGTCAAAGCCAGATCCTGATCCAGACCCAGACAGCACCTGTGGCTATTTGTGGGAGGAAGATGTAACACAAGCACTCAAAGAGCTGGATGAGcgctgtgaggaggaggaggctgactTCTCTGGCATGTCCAG TCAAGATGAAGGTGACGCAGACTGCTTTCCAGAGATTCAGGCCTCTCCGCCCCCTTCGCCCTTCCTCTCTGCCATCCTGGCAGCATTCCAGCCTGTTGCCTATGACAATGAGGAGGATGCTTGGCGTTGCCATGTCAACCAGATGTTGTCAGACACAGACGGCTCCTCCGCTGTTTACACTTTCCACGTGTTCTCCCGACTCTTTGAG AATATGCAGAGGAAATTTGCCTCCATTACACATGCATCTGTTCACTTTCTCGGGGAAAGGCTCCAGCGAATGGGAAATCAGTTCCTCAGCTCCCTGGAAGTTATGACATCTTGCTCTCAATGTCCAACTGTGCTGCTGGATGCTGAGACG CTGGTCTCTTGTGAACTGTTGGAGACTCTGAAGTTCAGTGTGCTGGAGTTGCAGGAACACCTGGACACCTACACCGTCaagagagaagcagcagagcTT TGGCTTGAGAACTGCAGGAAAACATTTGGGGACAAAGACGGCAACCAACAGCTCAATACTCATGCACAG